In Thermococcus sp. 21S7, one DNA window encodes the following:
- a CDS encoding ribonuclease P protein component 4, producing the protein MSKKKFIRQREQREKRRIARERIETLFTLAERVFPYEPELANRYVEIALAVQQKARIRMPRKWKRRYCKRCHSFLVPGVNARVRLRNGHVVIKCLNCGHIMRYPYIREQKKRRRERQKEADSSR; encoded by the coding sequence ATGAGCAAGAAAAAGTTCATCCGCCAGAGGGAGCAGAGGGAAAAGCGCAGAATCGCCCGCGAGAGGATTGAGACCCTTTTCACACTCGCTGAGAGGGTCTTCCCCTACGAGCCGGAGCTGGCCAACCGCTACGTGGAGATAGCCCTCGCGGTTCAGCAGAAGGCCAGAATCCGGATGCCGAGAAAGTGGAAGCGCCGCTACTGCAAGCGCTGTCATTCCTTCCTCGTTCCGGGCGTCAACGCCAGGGTGAGGCTCAGGAACGGTCACGTTGTCATCAAGTGCCTCAACTGCGGCCACATCATGAGGTACCCGTACATCAGGGAGCAGAAGAAAAGGAGAAGGGAGCGGCAAAAAGAGGCTGATTCAAGCCGCTGA
- a CDS encoding cell wall-binding repeat-containing protein produces the protein MIGKKLAAILFGLLMLGMPLTVGSVSAAEGSVTVILVSDNAADKAIAEYLANETGAVIVTTTWGVYDPNVTAEIMSYAPDEVIIIGGPDAVVDEYVADLEELNINVERWGGQNRYETNLMVMEQARVKFQLQFNGSVIAPGNDSLAIQNALQLAVQNGAVIVYVNKSTNVTGVMERFQVKTATVVKTQASERVMEHVKEQLRECNCTAMEVQANVTKETVLQLMVQVQERLKTIERMANETNSTQLMQQVRVMEMTMEKANQALQAGNYAEAYRLMLGLQVRTEFGLKTANGEIKAMMERGEKVALEHEMAKLEAQISVMERAGIDVGSINTLMEGLKVAVQNGQYDEAKELMNQIKAMIKDAYRKGRQDIKDSAQKTHGMGSSRP, from the coding sequence ATGATTGGGAAGAAACTGGCGGCAATCCTGTTTGGGCTGCTGATGTTGGGAATGCCGCTGACAGTTGGAAGCGTCAGTGCGGCGGAAGGGAGCGTTACAGTGATACTGGTCAGCGACAACGCGGCCGACAAGGCAATCGCCGAGTACTTGGCCAATGAAACCGGAGCCGTGATAGTCACGACAACGTGGGGCGTCTACGATCCGAACGTTACGGCGGAGATTATGAGCTACGCCCCGGACGAGGTGATAATAATCGGCGGCCCTGACGCGGTGGTCGATGAATACGTTGCGGACTTGGAGGAACTCAACATCAACGTCGAACGCTGGGGCGGCCAGAACAGGTACGAGACCAACCTCATGGTCATGGAACAGGCGAGGGTAAAGTTCCAGCTCCAGTTCAACGGGAGCGTCATAGCCCCCGGGAACGACAGCCTGGCCATTCAGAACGCCCTTCAGCTCGCGGTTCAGAACGGGGCGGTGATTGTCTACGTTAACAAGAGCACCAACGTCACGGGAGTCATGGAGCGGTTCCAGGTGAAAACGGCCACTGTGGTCAAGACGCAGGCATCTGAGAGGGTCATGGAGCACGTTAAGGAGCAGCTCCGCGAGTGCAACTGTACCGCCATGGAGGTTCAGGCCAACGTCACCAAGGAGACGGTTCTTCAGCTGATGGTTCAAGTTCAGGAGAGGCTCAAAACTATCGAGAGGATGGCAAACGAAACCAACTCCACCCAGCTCATGCAGCAGGTTAGGGTCATGGAGATGACGATGGAGAAGGCCAACCAGGCGCTTCAGGCCGGAAACTATGCCGAGGCGTACCGGTTGATGCTCGGACTCCAGGTTCGGACGGAGTTTGGCCTCAAGACGGCTAACGGTGAGATAAAGGCGATGATGGAGAGGGGCGAAAAAGTTGCCCTGGAGCATGAGATGGCAAAACTGGAAGCCCAGATAAGCGTCATGGAGAGGGCGGGAATAGACGTGGGCTCAATCAACACTCTGATGGAGGGGCTCAAGGTTGCGGTTCAGAACGGACAGTACGATGAGGCCAAGGAACTCATGAACCAGATAAAGGCCATGATAAAGGATGCCTATCGGAAAGGGAGGCAGGACATTAAGGACAGTGCCCAAAAAACCCACGGAATGGGTTCCTCGCGGCCGTGA
- a CDS encoding cyclase family protein, with protein sequence MIIDLSLPISENTPVYPDDPPVSVKLWAVIDRDGYYMNVLKMGEHSGTHVDAPAHFVPGGKTIDEMPLEKFIGEGIVLDVRDGDGPVRLDEIPDGGYFGKMVLFLTGGRELSPEVALFLVAEGARAVGTDAMSIGDDAVHKILLSAEVPVFENLANLELLIGLEFTFAAFPLRIEGGSGSPVRAVAFVE encoded by the coding sequence ATGATAATCGACCTCTCCCTCCCCATCTCGGAGAACACCCCGGTTTACCCGGACGACCCGCCCGTGAGTGTGAAGCTCTGGGCCGTCATCGACAGGGACGGCTACTACATGAACGTTCTGAAGATGGGGGAGCATTCAGGCACCCACGTTGACGCGCCGGCGCACTTCGTGCCCGGGGGTAAGACCATCGACGAGATGCCGCTTGAGAAGTTCATCGGTGAGGGCATAGTTCTGGACGTCAGGGATGGGGATGGGCCGGTAAGACTCGACGAGATTCCCGACGGCGGCTACTTTGGAAAGATGGTGCTTTTCCTGACGGGCGGCAGAGAGCTCTCCCCGGAGGTGGCGCTGTTTCTGGTGGCGGAGGGTGCAAGGGCCGTCGGGACTGATGCCATGAGCATCGGCGACGACGCCGTTCACAAGATACTCCTGAGTGCAGAGGTGCCTGTGTTTGAGAACCTGGCCAATCTGGAACTCCTCATCGGGCTGGAATTCACCTTTGCAGCGTTTCCCCTGAGAATAGAGGGCGGCTCGGGAAGCCCCGTCAGGGCGGTAGCCTTTGTGGAGTGA